Proteins encoded within one genomic window of Streptomyces profundus:
- a CDS encoding MFS transporter, which translates to MGTRLRWLGLWSLLAAMLMNLLDATVVTVAGPAIRADLGGSEASLQWTAASYPLAMAVGLLTGGRLGDMLGRRTVLLAGEAGFLLTSLACAAAWSPEALIVARVLQGLCAAVMVPQVFGLIRDLFPPHEIGKAFGALGPVIGLSTVLGPIVAGVLVDADLLGSGWRMVFLINLPIAAFGLVVGARVLPRSRGDRTLRLDGLGAALASVGMFLLIFPLVQGRELGWPAWLSGLAVGALLSLGGFVVRQRARSAAGRVPLVELSVLAKRSYTAGVGFTLVFFSAIVGFSLVMSLLLQLGLGFGPLGASLAMAPWAVGGFLGSGFAAATMARMGRRVLHLGLALMVVGLVGTYLVIDGAGAELGGWSLAPVLLVYGLGMGMIFVPLFDIIMAKVDDAEVGSASGLLESFQQLGASLGVAVLGTVFFSTVGIAPLVDDYLTAARQVTLIALGLTLLASLLGFLLPRGAREATTPPAPGESDDPADPVEPSQREPALA; encoded by the coding sequence ATGGGAACCCGTCTGCGCTGGCTCGGCCTCTGGTCGCTGCTGGCCGCGATGTTGATGAACCTGCTGGACGCCACCGTGGTGACGGTGGCCGGGCCGGCGATCAGGGCCGATCTCGGCGGGTCGGAGGCGAGCCTCCAGTGGACGGCCGCCTCCTACCCGCTCGCGATGGCCGTCGGGCTGCTGACCGGCGGCCGGCTCGGCGACATGCTGGGGCGGCGCACGGTGCTGCTGGCCGGGGAGGCCGGCTTTCTGCTCACCTCCCTGGCCTGCGCCGCCGCCTGGTCGCCGGAGGCGTTGATCGTGGCGCGGGTGCTTCAGGGGCTCTGCGCCGCGGTGATGGTGCCGCAGGTGTTCGGCCTGATCAGGGACCTGTTTCCGCCGCACGAGATCGGAAAGGCGTTCGGCGCGTTGGGGCCGGTGATCGGTCTTTCCACCGTGCTGGGGCCGATCGTCGCCGGGGTGCTGGTGGACGCCGATCTCCTGGGCAGCGGCTGGCGGATGGTCTTCCTCATCAACCTGCCGATCGCCGCCTTCGGGCTGGTCGTCGGCGCCCGGGTGCTGCCGAGGAGCCGGGGCGACCGGACGCTTCGGCTGGACGGCCTCGGGGCGGCGCTGGCCAGCGTGGGCATGTTCCTGTTGATCTTCCCCCTGGTGCAGGGGCGCGAACTGGGCTGGCCGGCTTGGCTGTCGGGCCTCGCGGTGGGTGCGCTCCTGTCGTTGGGCGGCTTCGTGGTCAGGCAGCGGGCGCGGTCGGCGGCCGGTCGGGTTCCGCTGGTCGAGCTGAGCGTGCTGGCCAAGCGTTCCTACACCGCCGGCGTGGGGTTCACCCTGGTGTTCTTCAGCGCCATCGTCGGCTTCTCCCTGGTGATGTCGTTGCTGCTGCAACTGGGTCTCGGGTTCGGTCCGCTGGGGGCGAGTCTGGCGATGGCCCCCTGGGCGGTCGGGGGGTTCCTCGGCTCCGGGTTCGCCGCGGCGACGATGGCCAGGATGGGACGGCGGGTGCTGCACCTCGGTCTCGCGCTGATGGTCGTGGGACTGGTCGGCACCTACCTGGTGATCGACGGGGCCGGCGCCGAGCTGGGCGGTTGGAGCCTGGCCCCCGTGCTCCTGGTCTACGGGCTCGGCATGGGCATGATCTTCGTGCCGCTCTTCGACATCATCATGGCGAAGGTCGACGACGCCGAGGTGGGTTCCGCCTCGGGCCTGTTGGAGTCCTTCCAGCAGTTGGGCGCGAGCCTCGGCGTCGCGGTGCTGGGCACGGTCTTCTTCTCGACGGTGGGGATCGCCCCGCTGGTCGACGACTATCTGACGGCCGCCCGCCAGGTGACCCTGATCGCCCTGGGGCTGACCCTGCTGGCCTCTCTGCTCGGCTTCCTGCTGCCCCGCGGCGCCCGGGAGGCCACCACACCGCCGGCCCCCGGCGAGAGCGACGACCCGGCGGATCCGGTCGAGCCCTCCCAGCGGGAGCCCGCGCTGGCCTGA
- a CDS encoding helix-turn-helix domain-containing protein produces MADETETLGQRMRRARLRLGLTQADVAARLRRTQSWVSKVESGDIELDRASVINALAGVLHIHPNELIERPFTGSTAENQWQVSAALTLRELRRYDLAPTFEGAPRSAAELWTAMRQLHLLRDEADNTAILTLLPDLLREARALAETAGGREREEAYAVYAVACKFGHTSAHALGHPELITLAAERAGWAAQRSGDPLLPAVVDWMRAWDMWATADWDDALALGDKALRGVSAAYERGEAPALRVWGSLQLRAAVSAARAGNAVEAEHRLKLADESARRVTAGSQPVDDRHSLTFSAGNVGIHRVNVALELSQQDEALRLHERLDPEVVGALPASRRGHYRMDLARAYLWSGQRDRAFTELAAAERIAPQLIRNHPIARATLRRIVYGERTGVREQLRRMSARFHLSA; encoded by the coding sequence ATGGCGGACGAGACCGAGACGCTCGGTCAACGGATGCGCCGCGCGCGGCTGCGGCTCGGGCTGACCCAGGCGGATGTCGCCGCCCGGCTGCGGCGCACCCAGAGCTGGGTCTCCAAGGTGGAGAGCGGCGATATCGAGCTGGACCGGGCCAGTGTGATCAACGCGCTGGCCGGGGTGCTCCATATCCACCCCAACGAGCTGATCGAGCGGCCGTTCACCGGCAGCACCGCGGAGAACCAGTGGCAGGTCTCGGCGGCCCTGACCTTACGCGAGCTGCGGCGCTACGATCTGGCGCCGACCTTCGAAGGGGCCCCCAGGTCGGCCGCCGAGCTGTGGACGGCGATGCGCCAGCTCCACCTGCTGCGGGACGAGGCCGACAACACCGCCATCCTCACCCTCCTCCCCGACCTGCTGCGCGAGGCCCGCGCCCTGGCCGAGACGGCCGGGGGGCGTGAACGCGAGGAGGCGTACGCCGTCTACGCGGTGGCGTGCAAGTTCGGGCACACCTCGGCGCACGCGCTGGGCCACCCGGAGTTGATCACGCTGGCCGCCGAGCGCGCGGGGTGGGCGGCCCAGCGCTCGGGCGATCCGCTGCTGCCCGCCGTGGTGGACTGGATGCGGGCCTGGGACATGTGGGCCACCGCCGACTGGGACGACGCGCTGGCCCTGGGGGACAAGGCGCTGCGCGGGGTGTCGGCGGCCTATGAGCGGGGCGAGGCGCCGGCGCTGCGCGTCTGGGGCTCCCTCCAACTCCGCGCCGCCGTCTCGGCGGCCAGGGCGGGGAACGCCGTCGAGGCCGAACACCGGCTGAAGTTGGCCGACGAGTCCGCCCGGCGGGTGACCGCGGGCTCCCAACCCGTGGACGACCGGCACTCGTTGACGTTCAGCGCGGGCAATGTCGGCATCCACCGGGTCAATGTGGCGCTGGAGCTGAGCCAGCAGGACGAGGCGCTGCGGCTCCACGAACGGCTGGATCCCGAGGTCGTGGGCGCGCTGCCGGCGTCCCGGCGCGGCCACTACCGGATGGATCTGGCGCGCGCCTATCTCTGGTCGGGCCAACGCGACCGCGCCTTCACGGAGTTGGCGGCGGCGGAACGGATCGCGCCCCAGCTGATCAGAAACCATCCGATCGCCCGCGCGACGCTGCGGCGCATCGTCTACGGGGAGCGGACGGGGGTGCGCGAGCAGCTCCGACGGATGTCGGCCCGCTTCCATCTGAGCGCGTGA
- a CDS encoding aspartate/glutamate racemase family protein, with protein sequence MRHLGILGHSTEGAALCFRAFCQRGFRELGEHQHPDVTLDCIALARSMPGWDSGDHAAVRGVLAESVRRLAGAGSEFFVCADNTAHMALEAPGEPLALPGLHLPDVVAARAARDGRRRVGVLGTRYTMDGPLYPTALGRLGIEAAIPESADRALIHRTIFDELLNGEIEAASQEAFAAVIGRLAERGCDAVALVCTEIPLLVTPEMSPLPLLDSTRLLADAAFEVAVGRASFPAWRGGPVQPPG encoded by the coding sequence ATGAGACATCTGGGCATTCTGGGCCACAGCACCGAGGGGGCCGCGCTCTGTTTCCGCGCCTTCTGCCAGCGCGGATTCCGCGAGTTGGGGGAGCATCAGCATCCGGACGTCACCCTTGACTGCATCGCCCTCGCGCGGAGCATGCCGGGCTGGGACTCGGGGGACCACGCGGCGGTGCGCGGCGTGCTGGCGGAGAGCGTGCGCCGGCTGGCGGGCGCGGGCTCCGAGTTCTTCGTCTGCGCGGACAACACGGCGCATATGGCGTTGGAGGCGCCGGGCGAGCCGCTGGCGCTGCCGGGTCTGCACCTGCCCGATGTGGTGGCGGCGCGCGCGGCGCGGGACGGCCGTCGGCGCGTGGGCGTGTTGGGCACCCGCTACACGATGGACGGCCCGCTCTACCCCACCGCGCTGGGGCGGTTGGGCATCGAGGCGGCCATCCCCGAGTCGGCCGACCGGGCGTTGATCCACCGAACCATCTTCGACGAGTTGTTGAACGGCGAGATCGAGGCGGCCTCCCAGGAGGCGTTCGCGGCGGTCATCGGGCGGCTGGCCGAGCGCGGCTGCGACGCGGTGGCGCTGGTGTGCACGGAAATCCCGCTGCTGGTCACGCCGGAGATGTCGCCGCTGCCGCTGCTGGACTCCACCCGGCTGTTGGCCGACGCGGCCTTCGAGGTCGCGGTGGGGCGGGCGTCTTTCCCCGCGTGGCGGGGCGGCCCGGTACAGCCTCCCGGGTGA
- a CDS encoding glycosyltransferase, whose amino-acid sequence MKITFLLNNAYGIGGTIRSVANLSAALAERHSVTVASLYCHRDTPGLAFDPRVRLVALIDQREGSADPELPAARQPSECFPDSVGGVSALSDQRMADYLGHTDADVVISTRPVLNVYLARHGVPGRYLRVGQEHSTLQVREEAGHRELQLAAVAELDAFAPVSSTDAAAYREALPAAATRIRHIPNSSPAPAVARSTGESKLVVAAGRLVAQKRYDVLIEAFARLRQDFPDWELRIYGRGPLRDPLLARIDALGLAGRARLMGAVSPIDTEWAKGAIGAVSSSWESFGLTIVEAMACGLPVVSTDCPYGPSEIITPGEDGVLVPMDENADVLASGLAEGLRGVMADAPLRRRMAENALRTAARYEPSVVAAAYEELFAGSPRGRGRLRLRTLLRRRQDRRLVVAASADRPARPAAHCVATPDGGFQVSLTPAEPGDLVLRLRDDPEERSVRLPLDREGRGTVGRADQRLAEGRWDAYVTASTAAKARRLVATRVEQAALVDAVPSVGERGVASWIPYATKEGNLSLRSWLRPTHAEVLDIALAEDGATVTATPHGPGGGEALAVLEREPEVLDFAVPLRVLSTGRVLLTIPYETALAQPHGRWNLLIRAADGTLIPLGRIGGDIVDRRKTDLYPAIVRGENTLRIGYTAAHDLVLTTSPTRPPQAAH is encoded by the coding sequence GTGAAGATCACCTTTCTGCTCAACAACGCCTACGGCATCGGGGGCACCATCCGTTCCGTGGCGAACCTCTCCGCCGCCCTCGCCGAGCGCCACAGCGTCACCGTCGCCAGCCTCTACTGCCACCGGGACACGCCCGGGCTCGCCTTCGACCCCCGGGTGCGGCTGGTGGCGCTGATCGACCAGCGCGAGGGCTCGGCCGATCCGGAACTGCCCGCCGCCAGACAGCCGAGCGAGTGCTTTCCCGACTCGGTCGGCGGGGTCAGCGCGCTCAGCGACCAGCGGATGGCGGACTATCTCGGGCACACGGACGCCGATGTGGTGATCTCCACCCGGCCGGTGCTGAACGTGTACCTGGCGCGCCATGGCGTGCCGGGGCGGTATCTGCGGGTGGGGCAGGAGCACTCCACGCTCCAGGTCAGGGAAGAGGCGGGGCATCGGGAGCTCCAACTGGCGGCGGTGGCCGAGCTGGACGCCTTCGCGCCCGTGTCGAGCACCGATGCGGCGGCCTACCGCGAGGCCCTGCCGGCGGCGGCCACCCGGATCCGGCACATCCCCAACTCCTCGCCGGCGCCGGCCGTGGCGCGGTCGACCGGGGAGAGCAAGCTGGTCGTCGCGGCGGGCCGGCTGGTGGCCCAGAAGCGCTATGACGTGCTGATCGAGGCGTTCGCCCGGCTCCGCCAGGACTTTCCGGACTGGGAGCTGCGGATCTACGGGCGTGGGCCGCTGCGGGATCCGCTGCTGGCGCGCATCGACGCGCTGGGGCTCGCGGGCCGGGCCCGGCTGATGGGGGCGGTGTCGCCGATCGACACCGAGTGGGCCAAGGGCGCGATCGGCGCCGTCTCCTCCTCCTGGGAGTCGTTCGGGCTGACCATCGTGGAGGCGATGGCCTGCGGGCTGCCGGTGGTCTCCACCGACTGCCCCTATGGGCCGAGCGAGATCATCACCCCGGGCGAGGACGGGGTGCTGGTGCCGATGGACGAGAACGCCGACGTGCTCGCCTCCGGGCTCGCCGAGGGGCTGCGCGGGGTGATGGCGGACGCGCCGCTGCGCCGGCGGATGGCGGAGAACGCGCTGCGCACCGCCGCCCGTTACGAGCCGTCCGTGGTCGCGGCGGCCTATGAGGAGCTGTTCGCCGGCAGCCCGCGCGGCCGGGGCCGGCTGCGGCTGCGCACCCTGCTGCGGCGGCGCCAGGACCGCCGGCTGGTGGTGGCGGCGAGCGCCGACCGGCCGGCCCGGCCGGCGGCGCACTGCGTGGCCACGCCGGACGGCGGCTTCCAGGTGTCGCTGACGCCGGCCGAGCCGGGGGATCTGGTGCTGCGGCTGCGGGACGATCCGGAGGAGCGGAGCGTACGGCTGCCGCTGGACCGCGAGGGGCGCGGCACCGTGGGGCGGGCCGACCAGCGGCTCGCCGAGGGCCGTTGGGACGCGTATGTCACGGCCTCCACGGCTGCCAAGGCCCGCCGGCTGGTGGCGACCAGGGTGGAACAGGCGGCGCTGGTGGACGCGGTGCCATCGGTGGGCGAGCGGGGCGTGGCCTCCTGGATCCCCTATGCCACCAAGGAGGGGAACCTCTCGCTCCGCAGCTGGCTGCGGCCGACCCACGCGGAGGTGCTGGACATCGCGCTGGCGGAGGACGGGGCCACCGTCACCGCGACGCCGCACGGCCCCGGGGGCGGGGAGGCGCTGGCCGTCCTCGAACGGGAGCCGGAGGTGCTGGACTTCGCCGTCCCGCTGCGCGTGCTGTCCACCGGGCGGGTGCTGTTGACCATCCCCTATGAGACGGCCCTGGCCCAACCGCACGGGCGGTGGAACCTGCTGATCCGCGCGGCGGACGGGACGCTGATCCCGCTGGGCCGGATCGGCGGCGACATCGTGGACCGCAGGAAGACCGATCTCTATCCGGCGATCGTCCGGGGCGAGAACACCCTCAGGATCGGCTACACGGCCGCCCACGACCTGGTCCTGACCACCTCCCCGACGCGCCCGCCGCAGGCCGCGCACTGA
- a CDS encoding cytochrome P450 family protein, with translation MSTVTPSATPASLPEPFTDAFTSAPHAVLAELRAAAPVHHIALPDGSPVWLITRDAEVRPLLADPRLSVSKRHARTPWRGFALPPELDANLLNLDGADHLRLRRLVSHGFTPRRVAALRTAIETAAHRYAEGLTTDVVAEFSTPLPLTVMSDLFDLPEEDRRPFARRISTMLAPPSPRAAAEALAEVHRFLLGLVAARRADPRDDLLSTLIAARDEADRLSEDELVSLAFLLLGAGIENVQHTLSAGLLALSREPEQLAALRADPALLPGAVEEFLRHGHPNLMALRRFATEPLSIAGVTVPRGDTVLLGLASANRDQDRYQDPDRFDIRRAEPAAQLALGQGVHYCLGAPLARLEIDVALSALLPRLRAGCFGRPSWTTSFRSHALNRLPLAAG, from the coding sequence ATGAGCACCGTCACGCCATCGGCGACCCCGGCCAGCCTGCCCGAGCCCTTCACCGACGCGTTCACCTCGGCGCCGCACGCCGTGCTCGCCGAGCTGCGCGCGGCGGCCCCGGTCCACCACATCGCGCTGCCCGACGGCTCCCCGGTCTGGCTGATCACCAGGGACGCCGAGGTCAGGCCGCTGCTGGCCGATCCGAGGCTGTCCGTCAGCAAACGGCACGCCCGCACGCCGTGGCGCGGTTTCGCGCTGCCGCCCGAGTTGGACGCCAACCTCCTCAACCTGGACGGCGCCGACCATCTGCGGCTGCGGCGGCTGGTCTCGCACGGCTTCACCCCGCGCCGGGTGGCCGCGCTGCGCACCGCGATCGAGACGGCGGCCCACCGTTACGCCGAAGGGCTGACGACGGACGTGGTCGCGGAGTTCAGCACCCCGCTGCCGCTGACCGTGATGAGCGACCTCTTCGACCTGCCCGAGGAGGACCGCCGGCCGTTCGCGCGCCGGATCTCCACCATGCTGGCGCCGCCGAGCCCCCGCGCCGCCGCCGAGGCGCTCGCCGAGGTGCACCGCTTTCTGCTGGGGCTGGTCGCCGCCCGGCGGGCCGATCCGCGGGACGATCTGCTCTCCACGCTGATCGCCGCCAGGGACGAGGCCGACCGGCTCAGCGAGGACGAGCTGGTCTCGCTCGCCTTCCTGCTGCTGGGCGCCGGCATCGAGAACGTCCAACACACGTTGAGCGCCGGCCTGCTGGCGCTGAGCCGGGAGCCCGAGCAGCTCGCCGCGCTCCGCGCCGACCCCGCGCTGCTGCCGGGCGCGGTCGAGGAGTTCCTGCGCCATGGGCACCCCAATCTGATGGCGCTGCGCCGCTTCGCGACCGAACCGCTCAGCATCGCTGGCGTCACCGTCCCGCGGGGCGACACGGTGCTGCTGGGGCTCGCCTCGGCCAATCGGGACCAGGACCGCTATCAGGACCCGGACCGCTTCGACATCCGCCGCGCGGAGCCGGCCGCCCAACTGGCCCTGGGGCAGGGGGTGCACTACTGCCTGGGCGCGCCGCTGGCCCGGCTGGAGATCGACGTCGCGCTCAGCGCGCTGCTGCCGCGCCTGCGCGCCGGCTGCTTCGGCCGGCCGAGCTGGACCACGAGCTTCCGTTCGCACGCCCTGAACCGGCTTCCGCTCGCCGCCGGGTAG
- a CDS encoding VOC family protein: protein MPEFPEGLPCWADATLPDLGAGRSFYGALFGWTFDEGAEEYGHYTVAYSDGHPVAGLAPQLPGQEVPPAWVLYYASPDIAATAARIRENGGQLLAEPMEVGDLGSVLLGWDPGGVLFGAWQPGRHRGFGRRDQPGGFCWSEVATRDPAAADAFFPAVFPFRARRMGDDDGMDYRVWDVEGQMVGGRYAPGPEAPPSAAPRIDIYYAVPDCDAAVDTVERLGGTVHTGPVDSPFGRMATISDPQGAGLSVIDLSTTKGEPPPLEP from the coding sequence ATGCCCGAGTTCCCCGAGGGGCTGCCCTGTTGGGCCGATGCCACCCTGCCCGATCTGGGCGCGGGAAGGTCCTTCTACGGCGCGTTGTTCGGTTGGACCTTCGACGAGGGTGCCGAGGAGTACGGGCACTACACCGTGGCGTACTCCGACGGCCATCCGGTCGCAGGGCTCGCGCCACAGCTGCCGGGGCAGGAGGTACCGCCGGCCTGGGTGCTGTACTACGCCTCGCCCGATATCGCGGCGACGGCCGCCCGGATCAGGGAGAACGGCGGCCAGCTGCTCGCCGAGCCGATGGAGGTCGGCGACCTCGGCTCCGTGCTGCTCGGCTGGGATCCGGGCGGGGTGCTCTTCGGCGCCTGGCAGCCGGGCCGGCACCGCGGCTTCGGCCGCCGCGACCAGCCGGGCGGCTTCTGCTGGAGCGAGGTCGCCACCCGCGATCCGGCGGCGGCCGACGCGTTCTTCCCGGCCGTCTTCCCCTTCCGCGCACGGAGGATGGGAGACGACGACGGCATGGACTACCGGGTCTGGGACGTCGAAGGACAGATGGTCGGTGGCCGCTACGCGCCGGGCCCCGAGGCACCGCCGAGCGCGGCGCCCCGCATCGACATCTACTACGCGGTGCCGGACTGCGACGCCGCCGTGGACACGGTCGAGCGCCTCGGCGGCACGGTGCACACCGGGCCGGTGGACAGCCCCTTCGGCCGGATGGCGACCATCAGCGATCCCCAGGGCGCGGGGCTCTCGGTGATCGACCTCTCCACCACCAAGGGCGAGCCGCCGCCGCTCGAACCCTGA
- a CDS encoding MFS transporter, with translation MRRGGRRARRAGLGRPFNTLWAATAVSNVGDGIVKAAAPLLVASVTASPALIGWAVFVQQLPWLLFSLVSGVYVDRLDRRRLIVVINLLRGAVIGGLALAVWGDAVNVPVIYVAGFLLGTCETLGDNASAAMIPATVRSEDLPRANARMQVVFYVIDQFSAPPLGAALFVVAAALPFGVNAVTFALAALLISTLRDNGEAPAREPARERRRVRGEIAEGVRWLWNQPTIRMISVTLALMNITLLAGFSVLVLYARERLGLGEIGYGLLLSASAAGGLLGALCAVRLTERFRTSALLRAALVLESLTHLGLALAQTVWLVISVLLLFGAHNAVFGVVVRTLRQRMVPDALRGRVESVFMMFSMGGAALGALIGGPIAVALGVTGPFWIAFAVMAALTLVAWRPFGRSLPEGARGGPRASGSAGKTGPADGSSPDGDEPPASELARDLG, from the coding sequence ATGCGACGAGGAGGCCGCCGTGCCCGGCGGGCGGGTCTTGGGCGGCCGTTCAACACGCTGTGGGCGGCCACCGCCGTCTCCAACGTCGGCGACGGCATCGTGAAGGCCGCCGCCCCGCTGCTGGTCGCCTCCGTCACCGCCAGCCCCGCGCTGATCGGCTGGGCCGTGTTTGTGCAGCAACTGCCCTGGCTGCTGTTCTCCCTGGTCAGCGGCGTCTATGTGGACCGTCTCGACCGTCGCAGGCTGATCGTGGTGATCAATCTGCTGCGGGGCGCCGTGATCGGCGGGCTGGCGCTCGCGGTCTGGGGCGACGCGGTCAATGTGCCGGTGATCTATGTCGCCGGCTTCCTGTTGGGCACCTGCGAGACGCTGGGCGACAACGCCTCGGCGGCGATGATCCCCGCGACCGTGCGGAGCGAGGACCTGCCACGGGCCAACGCCCGGATGCAGGTGGTCTTCTATGTGATCGACCAGTTCTCCGCGCCGCCGCTGGGCGCCGCGCTCTTCGTGGTGGCCGCCGCCCTGCCGTTCGGCGTCAACGCGGTCACCTTCGCGCTGGCCGCGCTGTTGATCTCGACGCTGCGCGACAACGGGGAGGCGCCAGCGCGTGAGCCGGCGCGCGAGCGCCGTCGCGTGCGCGGGGAGATCGCCGAGGGCGTGCGCTGGCTGTGGAACCAACCGACGATCCGGATGATCTCCGTCACGTTGGCGCTGATGAACATCACGCTGCTGGCTGGCTTCTCCGTCCTGGTGCTCTACGCCAGGGAGCGGCTGGGACTCGGCGAGATCGGCTATGGCCTGCTGCTCTCCGCCAGCGCCGCCGGCGGGCTGCTGGGCGCGCTCTGCGCGGTGCGCCTGACGGAACGGTTCCGCACCAGCGCGCTGCTGCGGGCGGCCCTGGTGCTGGAGTCCCTCACCCATCTGGGCCTCGCGCTGGCCCAGACGGTGTGGCTGGTGATCTCGGTCCTGCTGTTGTTCGGGGCGCACAACGCCGTCTTCGGTGTGGTGGTGCGGACCTTGCGGCAGCGAATGGTGCCGGACGCGCTGCGCGGGCGGGTGGAGAGCGTCTTCATGATGTTCTCCATGGGCGGTGCCGCCCTGGGCGCGCTGATCGGCGGTCCCATCGCCGTCGCCCTCGGGGTGACCGGGCCGTTCTGGATCGCTTTCGCGGTGATGGCCGCGCTGACCCTGGTCGCCTGGCGGCCGTTCGGTCGGTCGCTGCCGGAGGGCGCGCGTGGCGGTCCGAGGGCGTCGGGCAGCGCCGGGAAGACTGGCCCCGCGGACGGCTCGTCCCCGGACGGCGACGAGCCGCCCGCCAGCGAACTCGCCCGGGACCTGGGCTGA
- a CDS encoding fumarylacetoacetate hydrolase family protein, producing the protein MRLMRVGEAGRERPVLVAPDGPGYYDLRPVTDDIDGAFLAALSEDPGLLPELSLLPRTEIAGERVGPPVARPSAVVCVGQNYAAHAVESGAEPPKQPIIFYKSPNTVVGPSDDVLIPRGSLRTDWEVELAVVIGRRARYLGSVDEALAHVAGYTVSNDVSERAYQLDDSGGQWSKGKSCETFNPLGPALVTPDEVPDPQRLRLRSWVNGEPRQDSTTGDMIFSAAVLVHHLSQYLVLEPGDIINTGTPEGVALSGRFPYLAPGDVVELEIEGLGRQRSVLRPAP; encoded by the coding sequence ATGCGTCTGATGCGCGTCGGCGAGGCGGGAAGGGAACGTCCGGTGCTGGTCGCGCCGGACGGACCGGGCTACTACGACCTGCGACCGGTCACCGACGACATCGACGGGGCCTTCCTCGCCGCGCTGAGCGAGGACCCGGGCCTGCTGCCGGAACTCTCCCTGCTGCCGCGCACGGAGATCGCGGGGGAGCGCGTCGGACCGCCGGTGGCCCGTCCCTCGGCGGTGGTCTGCGTCGGCCAGAACTACGCGGCCCACGCGGTCGAGTCCGGGGCCGAGCCGCCCAAGCAGCCCATCATCTTCTACAAGTCGCCCAATACCGTCGTCGGTCCCTCCGACGACGTGCTCATCCCCAGGGGCTCGCTGCGGACCGACTGGGAGGTGGAGCTGGCGGTGGTGATCGGTCGTCGGGCCCGCTATCTCGGCTCCGTCGACGAGGCGTTGGCGCATGTCGCCGGCTACACGGTCAGCAACGACGTCAGCGAACGCGCCTACCAGCTCGACGACTCGGGCGGCCAGTGGTCCAAGGGCAAGAGCTGCGAGACCTTCAACCCGCTGGGCCCGGCCCTGGTCACCCCGGACGAGGTGCCCGACCCCCAGCGGCTCCGGCTCCGCTCCTGGGTCAACGGGGAGCCGCGCCAGGACTCCACGACCGGTGACATGATCTTCTCGGCGGCCGTGCTGGTGCACCACCTCTCGCAGTACCTGGTGCTGGAGCCGGGCGACATCATCAACACCGGCACCCCCGAGGGCGTCGCGCTCTCCGGCCGGTTCCCCTATCTGGCGCCGGGCGACGTGGTGGAGTTGGAGATCGAGGGCCTGGGCCGCCAGCGGTCCGTCCTCCGTCCCGCGCCCTGA
- a CDS encoding histone deacetylase has translation MSVERLGHYLRGGSPPGGGVAHPGCRDPSPPPRTRPVMLPGVLYFATESAVWSGGRAFLDPDAPGRAPAVAHLLTVGQFSDVAAQEMGRAPGRDLDLPALLGASGRAALGPGRYETLVLAGEHEGVPMVTFTAPWRLDAVAGNAPAAAYLRMLGSGLMAGHGWSAVSTAGYLAARPGAAGRWTAEAVRRLLTRREA, from the coding sequence ATGTCGGTCGAGCGGCTCGGGCACTATCTGCGGGGCGGCTCTCCGCCCGGTGGCGGCGTCGCCCACCCGGGGTGCCGCGATCCGAGCCCGCCGCCGCGTACCCGCCCCGTGATGCTGCCAGGCGTGCTGTACTTCGCCACCGAGTCGGCGGTCTGGTCGGGAGGGCGCGCGTTCCTCGATCCGGACGCGCCGGGACGGGCGCCGGCGGTCGCGCATCTGCTGACGGTCGGTCAGTTCTCCGATGTCGCCGCGCAGGAGATGGGCCGCGCTCCCGGACGGGATCTGGATCTGCCGGCGCTGCTCGGCGCCTCGGGCCGCGCCGCTCTCGGCCCCGGCCGGTACGAGACGCTGGTGCTGGCGGGGGAGCACGAGGGCGTCCCCATGGTGACGTTCACCGCGCCCTGGCGCCTGGACGCGGTGGCGGGGAACGCGCCGGCCGCCGCCTATCTGCGGATGTTGGGCTCGGGGTTGATGGCCGGGCACGGTTGGTCGGCCGTTTCGACCGCCGGCTATCTGGCCGCCCGGCCGGGCGCGGCCGGGCGTTGGACGGCTGAGGCCGTCCGCCGGCTCCTCACCCGGCGCGAAGCGTGA